Genomic DNA from Paenibacillus sp. MBLB1832:
ATTGATGAACCCCAGAATAACGCTGCACTAATTGATGCACCATGGCGGCGTATTCTTCAATAAAGGATTGCCGTTGCTGCTCAGAGCCTAACTGGACTTGAAGCTGCATCGTTGCACTCGGAATTTCTTCACCCGTATCCGACTGTTCCATCAACAGCAAGGCATCTCGGCGTATACGCTCAGAGGTGTTCACGAGGTGAGCGAGTGAGCTTTGATCCTTCAGCTTTTGCAAGGTTTCGGGGTTCATGCTGAGTGACTCTGCAAGCACAAAAGTTTTGGCGATCGATCGGTAGAGCACCTCGACCAGATTTCGAACTTGCCGTGTGCCCACGCGCTGAACTAAGCCCGCTTTCTCCAGTGCTTTGAGATGATAGTTGATGCGTTGGGCGGTCTCGCCTAACGTTCGCGCCACTTCTGCGGCCGATCCAGGCTCAAGAAGCTGGGCGATAATTTCGCCGCGAAGCGGATTCAGTAGAACCGTCGCCTGCTCGGGGGACTCGATGTAGTAGCTTTCTTGTATTTCTTTGTCTTGTGGCATGGAGAGGATGGCCTCCGTGTACAAAGTATATGTTACGTAAAAATATTTTATTACGTTGAGGAGCGAAAGTCAATGGGCGGTTAAATTGTGTATGTGTCGGGTGACAAATAAGTTTTGAAGTAGACAATAAAGTTTTGAAGTGTCAAATAAAGTTCTGAAGTAACAAATAAAGTTTTGAAGTAACAAACATAGTTTTGAAGTATAGAAAGTAGCCCATTTGGCGAGATTGTATAGTACCAAGATGTTTAGGACACTTGTCCTTAGTTAGCAGCTGCGTTTCACTCCATTGGGTGAACGCTTATTTCATTTTAGGGGGAAAGAATCATGAATAGAGGTAGTGCTATACTCAAAACGCAGATGAATAGACTTAAGGACGGTAGAGGTCAAGGTTATGGAAAGGATTATAAGCCTTTCATACAAGCAAGTGACAATAAAGCACCTTCTGAAGGATATCTTATTAGGGAGTTGGGATGGAAAACTGATAGAATACACCACACTCTTTCTAAAGGAGAATGCCGCTATCTTATGGTTTTAAGCTGGTCGGATGCTGTTGTTGATATAAGGGAACAATACCCTCTTATCCCGATTGAACGAACTATTGAAATTGCAGAGCAATTGAATATTAAGCACATCAAAATAATGTTCCTGTTATTGCAACGACTGATTTTAATATCACGATTGAGACGGAGAAAGGATTAGAAGATGTTGTTAGAACCCTTAAGCCACCTAGTGATTTAACCCCGAGGACCATAGAACTTTTTCAAATAGAGAAAACCTTTTTTGAGGAGCAAGGCATCAACTGGGGTATAATTCTTTCTACACATTTGCCTATGAATCTAGTGAATAATGTGGAATGGATGTATGATGGTAAGTTTTTGGATAGTAGAAGTGGATTAGACACTGAAGTAGTTGAGAATATTTCGGAGGCATTCCTTCATTTGCTAATAAAAAATAACGGTCAAAGCACTATTCAAAAACTATGTCAGCAAGCTGATAAACAATTTG
This window encodes:
- a CDS encoding ArsR/SmtB family transcription factor; the protein is MPQDKEIQESYYIESPEQATVLLNPLRGEIIAQLLEPGSAAEVARTLGETAQRINYHLKALEKAGLVQRVGTRQVRNLVEVLYRSIAKTFVLAESLSMNPETLQKLKDQSSLAHLVNTSERIRRDALLLMEQSDTGEEIPSATMQLQVQLGSEQQRQSFIEEYAAMVHQLVQRYSGVHQYNRNQEQVDYHVLLAIYPKPKD
- a CDS encoding PDDEXK family nuclease — protein: MNRGSAILKTQMNRLKDGRGQGYGKDYKPFIQASDNKAPSEGYLIRELGWKTDRIHHTLSKGECRYLMVLSWSDAVVDIREQYPLIPIERTIEIAEQLNIKHIKIMFLLLQRLILISRLRRRKD
- a CDS encoding TnsA endonuclease C-terminal domain-containing protein, which translates into the protein MNLVNNVEWMYDGKFLDSRSGLDTEVVENISEAFLHLLIKNNGQSTIQKLCQQADKQFGLEEGSCMFILKHQLANKRWHTDMMNQQIRMSKPLIITGGDK